A genome region from Columba livia isolate bColLiv1 breed racing homer chromosome 2, bColLiv1.pat.W.v2, whole genome shotgun sequence includes the following:
- the HIGD1A gene encoding HIG1 domain family member 1A, mitochondrial: MSTGQEPVFPEYETDTSQTSKLLRKFKETPFVPIGMAGFAMVVGYGLYRLKHRGEMKMSLHLIHMRVAAQGFVVGAITCGVLYSMFREHLMKPKEERKTD, from the exons ATGTCAACCGGTCAGGAACCTGTTTTCCCCGAGTATGAGACTGACACCAGCCAGACGTCAAAGCTCTTAAGGAAATTTAAAGAGACGCCGTTTGTACCTATTG gGATGGCCGGCTTTGCCATGGTGGTCGGCTACGGGCTGtacaggctgaagcacagaggTGAGATGAAAATGTCACTTCACCTGATTCACATGCGTGTGGCAGCCCAGGGCTTCGTCGTGGGAGCGATAACGTGCG GTGTGCTGTATTCAATGTTTCGGGAGCACCTGATGAAGCccaaggaggaaaggaaaaccgACTGA